A stretch of Pseudomonas sp. 7SR1 DNA encodes these proteins:
- a CDS encoding helix-turn-helix domain-containing protein → MRISSLGAAIRRYRKVAGLTQAELGEKTGFDPKTISRFETGTYTPSVEALILLAKALDVQLKAFFVDMNDEDEQRAYLFGVIHKATPKDLGKLIAAVDQALSKP, encoded by the coding sequence ATGCGAATTTCGAGCTTGGGGGCGGCCATCAGACGCTATCGCAAAGTAGCGGGGCTGACTCAGGCTGAACTGGGCGAAAAGACCGGCTTTGACCCCAAAACCATCAGCCGTTTCGAAACCGGCACCTACACCCCCAGCGTTGAAGCGCTGATCCTGCTTGCCAAGGCGCTGGACGTACAGCTCAAGGCATTTTTTGTCGACATGAACGACGAAGACGAACAACGCGCCTATCTGTTCGGCGTCATCCACAAAGCCACGCCAAAGGACCTGGGGAAGCTGATCGCGGCGGTAGACCAGGCGCTGTCCAAGCCTTAG
- the zipA gene encoding cell division protein ZipA, with the protein MEIGLREWLIVIGIIVIAGILFDGWRRMRGGKGKLKFRLDRSLSNLPDDDDNTELLGPPRVLDTHKEPQLDEHDLPSVSAPAREPRESGSKRGKRNSEPSQGDLNLNLDLDGGPSFSSRDDFPDESKTSGSDKDQAQAEEVLVISVICRDPGGFKGPALLQNILESGLRFGEMDIFHRHESMAGNGEVLFSMANAVKPGVFDLDDIDHFSTPAVSFFLGLPGPRHPKQAFDVMVAAARKLSQELNGELKDDQRSVLTAQTIEHYRQRIVEFERRALTQKR; encoded by the coding sequence ATGGAAATCGGTCTGCGCGAGTGGCTGATCGTCATCGGCATCATTGTCATTGCCGGTATTCTTTTCGACGGCTGGCGCCGGATGCGCGGCGGCAAGGGGAAGCTCAAGTTCCGCCTTGATCGCAGCCTGTCGAACCTGCCGGATGACGATGACAACACCGAGCTGCTGGGGCCGCCCCGGGTGCTGGACACCCACAAGGAGCCGCAGCTGGACGAGCATGACCTGCCTTCGGTCAGCGCACCCGCACGCGAACCACGGGAGTCGGGCTCCAAGCGCGGCAAGCGTAACAGTGAGCCGTCCCAGGGCGACCTGAACCTCAACCTCGACCTGGACGGTGGTCCGAGCTTCAGCAGCCGCGACGATTTCCCGGACGAAAGCAAGACTTCCGGCAGCGACAAGGACCAGGCCCAGGCAGAAGAAGTGCTGGTGATCAGCGTCATCTGCCGCGATCCGGGCGGATTCAAGGGCCCGGCGCTGTTGCAGAACATCCTGGAAAGCGGCCTGCGCTTCGGCGAGATGGACATCTTCCACCGCCACGAAAGCATGGCTGGTAACGGCGAGGTCCTGTTTTCCATGGCCAACGCCGTCAAGCCAGGCGTGTTCGACCTGGACGACATCGATCACTTCAGCACCCCGGCGGTGAGTTTCTTCCTTGGCCTGCCAGGACCGCGCCACCCCAAACAGGCATTCGACGTGATGGTCGCGGCGGCCCGCAAGCTGTCCCAGGAACTCAACGGCGAATTGAAGGATGACCAACGCAGCGTGCTGACGGCCCAGACCATCGAACATTACCGTCAGCGCATCGTCGAATTCGAGCGCCGGGCATTGACCCAGAAGCGCTGA
- the smc gene encoding chromosome segregation protein SMC, which translates to MRLKCIKLAGFKSFVDPTTVNFPSNMAAVVGPNGCGKSNIIDAVRWVMGESSAKNLRGESMTDVIFNGSTSRKPVSQASIELVFDNSDSTLVGEYAAYAEISIRRKVTRDSQNSYFLNGAKCRRRDITDIFLGTGLGPRSYSIIEQGMISKLIEAKPEDLRNFIEEAAGISKYKERRRETENRIRRTHENLARLTDLREELDRQLERLHRQSEAARKYQEYKGEERQLKAQLSALRWQALNEQVGQRESIIGNQEVSFEALVAEQRNADAAIERLRDGHHELSERFNLVQGRFYSVGGDIARVEQSIQHGQQRLRQLQDDLKEAERARLETESHLGHDRTLLLTLGEELDRLTPEQEVTSAAAEEAAAALEEAELTMHGWQEQWDRFNLTSAEPRRQAEVQQSRIQQLETSMERLAERQRRLGEERALLAADPEDAAILDLSEQLAASEATLEDLQASEDAQVERLEQLRQALQQALHNQQQAQGELQRLNGRLASLEALQQAALDPGTGTAEWLRDQHLAERPRLAEGLKVDAGWELAVETVLGADLQAVLVDDFAGFDLSGFTQGDLRLLSPAGDGVRMPGSLLDKVEAQVDLSPWLGQVKPVDSLEQALALRGQLATGESLISRDGYWVGRHFLRVRRASEAESGMLARGQEIQRLGAEREEREASVEALESELQNLRAQQRQQENGREHLRRLLQDEARHQGELKAGLSAGKAKVEQLALRRTRLEEEIAELGEQRALEHEQIGEARLQLQEALDAMALDTEQRELLLAQRDSLRERLDRVRQEARQHKDHAHQLAVRLGSLQAQYDSTRQALERLEMQSERLTEKREQLSLNLEEGEAPLEELRLKLEELLDKRMSVDEELKTAQIALEDADRELRDAEKRRSQAEQQSQLIRGQMEQQRLEWQALTVRRKALQDQLLEDGYDLNGVLATLVPGANEKDAEEELERIAARIQRLGAINLAAIDEYEQQSERKRYLDAQDADLVEALETLENVIRKIDKETRNRFKDTFDQINSGLQALFPKVFGGGSAYLELTGEDLLDTGVTIMARPPGKKNSTIHLLSGGEKALTALALVFAIFKLNPAPFCMLDEVDAPLDDANVGRYARLVKEMSETVQFIYITHNKIAMEMADQLMGVTMHEPGCSRLVAVDVEEAMAMVDG; encoded by the coding sequence GTGCGACTCAAGTGCATCAAGCTGGCGGGGTTCAAGTCCTTCGTCGACCCGACCACGGTGAACTTCCCCAGCAACATGGCGGCGGTGGTGGGGCCCAACGGTTGCGGCAAGTCCAATATCATCGACGCCGTCCGCTGGGTGATGGGCGAGAGCTCGGCCAAGAACCTGCGCGGCGAGTCGATGACCGACGTCATCTTCAACGGCTCGACCAGTCGCAAGCCGGTGAGCCAGGCAAGCATCGAGCTGGTGTTCGACAACTCCGACAGCACCCTGGTGGGCGAATATGCCGCCTATGCCGAGATCTCCATTCGGCGCAAGGTGACCCGGGACAGCCAGAACAGTTATTTCCTCAATGGTGCCAAGTGCCGGCGGCGCGATATCACCGATATCTTCCTGGGCACCGGCCTGGGGCCGCGCAGCTATTCGATCATCGAGCAGGGCATGATCTCCAAGCTGATCGAGGCCAAGCCCGAAGACCTGCGCAACTTCATCGAGGAAGCCGCGGGTATTTCCAAATACAAGGAGCGGCGGCGCGAGACTGAAAACCGTATCCGCCGCACCCACGAAAACCTTGCCCGCCTGACCGACTTGCGCGAAGAGCTCGATCGCCAGCTCGAACGGTTGCACCGCCAATCCGAAGCCGCCCGCAAGTACCAGGAATACAAGGGCGAGGAGCGCCAGCTCAAGGCCCAGCTCTCGGCCCTGCGGTGGCAGGCCCTGAATGAGCAGGTCGGCCAGCGCGAGTCGATCATCGGCAACCAGGAGGTCAGCTTCGAAGCCCTGGTGGCCGAGCAGCGCAACGCCGACGCGGCCATCGAGCGCCTGCGCGACGGGCATCACGAACTGTCCGAGCGCTTCAATCTGGTGCAGGGGCGCTTCTATTCGGTGGGCGGCGACATCGCCAGGGTCGAGCAGAGTATCCAGCACGGCCAGCAACGGCTGCGTCAGTTGCAGGATGACTTGAAGGAAGCCGAGCGGGCGCGGCTGGAAACCGAGTCTCACCTGGGGCACGACCGTACGTTGCTGCTGACCCTCGGCGAAGAGCTGGACCGACTCACCCCGGAACAGGAAGTTACCAGCGCCGCGGCCGAAGAGGCTGCCGCTGCCCTGGAGGAAGCCGAGCTGACCATGCATGGCTGGCAGGAGCAGTGGGACCGTTTCAACCTGACTTCCGCCGAACCGCGGCGCCAGGCCGAGGTGCAGCAGTCGCGCATCCAGCAATTGGAAACCAGCATGGAGCGCCTGGCCGAGCGCCAGCGGCGCCTGGGCGAAGAGCGCGCCCTGCTGGCGGCCGACCCGGAAGACGCGGCGATCCTGGACCTGAGCGAGCAGCTGGCGGCCAGCGAAGCCACCCTCGAAGACTTACAGGCCAGTGAAGACGCCCAGGTCGAACGCCTTGAACAGTTGCGCCAGGCCTTGCAGCAGGCCTTGCACAACCAGCAACAGGCCCAGGGCGAGTTGCAGCGACTCAATGGGCGTCTGGCCTCCCTGGAAGCCTTGCAGCAAGCCGCGCTCGACCCAGGCACCGGCACCGCCGAATGGCTGCGCGACCAGCATCTGGCCGAGCGTCCACGCTTGGCCGAAGGCCTGAAGGTCGACGCCGGTTGGGAACTGGCGGTGGAGACGGTGCTGGGTGCCGACCTGCAGGCGGTACTGGTGGACGATTTCGCCGGTTTCGACCTGTCGGGCTTTACCCAGGGCGACCTGCGGCTGCTCAGTCCGGCCGGTGACGGTGTGCGGATGCCGGGCAGCCTGTTGGACAAGGTCGAGGCCCAGGTCGATCTGTCGCCCTGGCTGGGCCAGGTCAAGCCCGTGGATAGCCTCGAACAGGCCTTGGCTTTGCGCGGACAACTGGCGACGGGTGAGAGCCTGATCAGCCGCGACGGCTATTGGGTTGGCCGACACTTCCTGCGGGTGCGCCGGGCCAGCGAAGCCGAGAGCGGCATGCTTGCCCGAGGCCAGGAGATCCAGCGCCTGGGGGCCGAACGCGAAGAGCGCGAAGCCAGCGTCGAGGCCTTGGAAAGCGAATTGCAGAACCTGCGGGCGCAGCAACGTCAGCAGGAAAATGGCCGTGAACACCTGCGTCGGCTGTTGCAGGACGAAGCGCGCCATCAGGGTGAGCTCAAGGCCGGGCTGTCGGCCGGCAAGGCCAAGGTCGAACAACTGGCCCTGCGTCGCACTCGTCTCGAAGAAGAGATCGCCGAGCTGGGCGAGCAACGGGCACTGGAACATGAACAGATCGGCGAGGCGCGCTTGCAACTGCAAGAGGCCCTCGATGCCATGGCTCTGGACACCGAGCAACGCGAACTGTTGCTGGCCCAGCGCGACAGCTTGCGCGAGCGCCTGGATCGGGTACGCCAGGAGGCTCGCCAGCACAAGGACCATGCCCATCAACTGGCGGTACGCCTGGGCTCGCTCCAGGCCCAGTACGATTCCACCCGTCAGGCTTTGGAGCGCCTGGAAATGCAATCCGAGCGCCTGACTGAAAAGCGCGAACAGCTGAGTCTCAACCTGGAGGAGGGGGAGGCACCGCTGGAGGAACTGCGGCTCAAGCTCGAAGAGCTGCTGGACAAGCGCATGAGCGTCGACGAAGAACTCAAGACTGCGCAGATCGCCCTGGAAGACGCCGACCGAGAGCTGCGTGACGCCGAGAAGCGGCGCAGCCAGGCCGAGCAGCAATCGCAACTGATCCGTGGCCAGATGGAGCAGCAACGCCTGGAGTGGCAGGCCCTGACAGTGCGCCGCAAGGCGTTGCAGGATCAGTTGCTCGAAGACGGTTACGACCTCAATGGTGTGCTCGCCACGCTGGTGCCCGGCGCCAACGAGAAAGACGCCGAGGAGGAGCTGGAGCGCATCGCCGCGCGCATCCAGCGCCTGGGCGCGATCAACCTGGCGGCGATCGACGAATACGAGCAGCAGTCCGAGCGCAAGCGTTACCTGGACGCCCAGGATGCCGACCTGGTGGAAGCGCTGGAGACCCTGGAAAACGTCATTCGCAAGATCGACAAGGAAACCCGAAATCGCTTCAAGGATACCTTTGATCAGATCAACAGCGGTTTGCAGGCACTTTTCCCGAAAGTTTTCGGTGGCGGCAGCGCGTATTTGGAACTGACGGGCGAAGATCTACTCGATACTGGGGTGACGATCATGGCGCGTCCACCCGGAAAGAAGAACAGCACCATCCATTTGCTCTCCGGCGGTGAAAAAGCGCTGACGGCCCTGGCCCTGGTATTTGCCATCTTCAAGTTGAATCCGGCGCCGTTCTGCATGCTCGACGAGGTCGATGCGCCGCTGGACGACGCGAACGTGGGTCGTTACGCGCGGCTGGTGAAGGAAATGTCCGAAACGGTGCAGTTCATCTACATCACCCACAACAAGATCGCCATGGAAATGGCCGACCAGTTGATGGGGGTGACGATGCATGAGCCCGGCTGTTCGCGTCTGGTGGCGGTGGATGTCGAGGAGGCCATGGCAATGGTGGATGGCTGA
- a CDS encoding zinc-binding metallopeptidase family protein, with protein MYRFFEQLSSRIAAPFMADRSRNSKIWPCRCGQSLFFRNSQCLACLAALGYQPEQSRLSSLQPGEQPGTWTLDADPQAGLFRRCANLDTPAACNWLLPANDQDTLCIACSLNRTIPDLSLPENPERWRKVETAKRRLVAQLITLGLPVVPKSVDEDIGLAFDFIGVDPDGTPPTTGHASGLITLDIKEADDAHREYVRQQMREPYRTLLGHFRHEVGHYYWDRLVANSHWLEPFRGLFGDERASYSEALERHYQQGAPQDWQSRYVSAYATMHPWEDWAETWAHYLHMMDAVDTALGFGMSAQDMDFDYQPFPPDTLFDPGHSGGSAFLSFVNAWIELAGMLNELSRSMGQPDFYPFVLPAAVITKLHFIHMVIQEEGGRADEVLL; from the coding sequence ATGTACCGCTTCTTCGAACAGCTGAGTTCACGCATCGCCGCGCCTTTCATGGCCGATCGTTCGCGTAACAGCAAGATCTGGCCGTGTCGCTGCGGCCAGTCCCTGTTCTTTCGCAACAGCCAATGCCTGGCCTGCCTGGCGGCGCTGGGGTATCAGCCCGAACAGAGCCGTCTGTCTTCCCTGCAACCCGGCGAGCAACCGGGCACCTGGACGCTGGATGCCGATCCGCAGGCGGGATTGTTCCGTCGCTGTGCCAACCTGGATACCCCGGCGGCCTGCAACTGGTTGCTGCCGGCCAATGACCAGGACACGCTGTGCATTGCTTGCAGCCTGAACCGCACCATTCCGGATCTGTCGCTCCCGGAAAACCCGGAGCGCTGGCGCAAGGTCGAGACCGCCAAGCGCCGCCTGGTGGCGCAACTGATCACCCTGGGTTTGCCGGTGGTCCCGAAAAGTGTCGATGAAGACATTGGCCTGGCCTTCGATTTCATCGGCGTCGACCCTGACGGCACCCCGCCGACCACCGGTCACGCCAGCGGATTGATCACTCTGGACATCAAGGAAGCCGACGATGCCCATCGCGAATACGTGCGCCAGCAGATGCGCGAGCCGTATCGCACCCTGCTCGGGCATTTTCGTCACGAAGTGGGCCATTACTACTGGGACCGGCTGGTCGCCAACAGCCACTGGCTCGAGCCGTTTCGTGGATTGTTCGGCGACGAGCGCGCCAGTTATTCCGAAGCCCTGGAGCGTCACTACCAGCAAGGCGCGCCCCAGGATTGGCAAAGCCGTTACGTCAGCGCCTACGCCACCATGCATCCCTGGGAGGACTGGGCCGAGACCTGGGCTCACTACCTGCACATGATGGACGCGGTGGACACCGCGCTGGGGTTTGGCATGAGCGCCCAGGACATGGATTTCGACTACCAGCCGTTCCCGCCCGACACCCTGTTCGACCCGGGGCATTCCGGTGGCTCGGCCTTCCTGTCCTTCGTCAACGCCTGGATCGAACTGGCCGGCATGCTCAACGAGCTGTCCCGCAGCATGGGCCAGCCGGATTTCTACCCTTTCGTCCTGCCGGCCGCGGTGATTACCAAGCTGCATTTCATCCACATGGTGATCCAGGAGGAGGGCGGTCGGGCCGATGAAGTGCTGCTATAG
- a CDS encoding Pr6Pr family membrane protein yields the protein MSDDMVLTQGKGNVAVKLAAGLAWFALVLQLYLILTSRWQAGKSLAGGLDIFFSYFTVLTNILVAVVLTYAATTGSSALRSFFLRPSTQGGVAAAIVLVGLAYNFLLRNVWDPQGWQWVADELLHDVMPVVFVIYWWFCVPKGLHWRNAWPWLIYPLAYFIYALVRGHLLDTYPYPFIEVNRLGYMQALGNAAMVLVGFVVISLVVIAVDRAKGER from the coding sequence ATGAGCGACGACATGGTGTTAACGCAAGGCAAGGGCAATGTGGCCGTGAAGCTTGCCGCTGGGCTGGCCTGGTTTGCCTTGGTGCTCCAGCTTTACTTGATCCTGACTTCGCGCTGGCAGGCCGGCAAGAGCCTGGCGGGTGGGCTGGATATCTTCTTCAGTTACTTCACGGTGCTGACCAATATCCTGGTGGCGGTGGTGTTGACTTATGCCGCGACGACAGGGAGCTCGGCGCTGCGCAGCTTCTTTCTCCGACCGTCGACACAAGGCGGCGTGGCAGCCGCCATCGTGCTGGTGGGTCTGGCCTACAATTTCTTGCTGCGTAACGTGTGGGATCCCCAGGGCTGGCAATGGGTGGCCGACGAGTTGCTCCACGACGTGATGCCAGTGGTGTTCGTGATCTATTGGTGGTTCTGCGTTCCCAAGGGGCTGCATTGGCGCAACGCCTGGCCGTGGCTGATCTATCCGTTGGCCTATTTCATCTACGCCCTGGTGCGCGGCCATCTGCTGGACACCTATCCCTATCCGTTCATCGAAGTGAATCGGCTGGGTTATATGCAGGCGCTTGGCAATGCGGCCATGGTGCTGGTGGGGTTCGTGGTGATATCGCTGGTCGTGATTGCCGTGGATCGGGCGAAGGGGGAGCGTTGA
- a CDS encoding putative bifunctional diguanylate cyclase/phosphodiesterase: MDKKYRRAVDAAAIFSETDLNGRITYVNDQFCLLFGYRRDELLGENHRLLNSGQHPGEFFSAMWRTIALGQIWKGEICNRAKDGTLHWVDTTLVPVADDTTGRIERYLAIRFDVSEKRRQLHSLQWRVGHDVLTGLPNRTYLSDLLNQSLAFSRAENLPLAICMLDLDGFKAVNDGHGHASGDRLLVEVARRLRSIVRGEDVVARLAGDEFVLVLRHVRGMDELHGALNRVLIAVSAPYVIDGKSIKVFASIGVTLYPCDDEDAETLLRHADQAMYVAKQSGRNRFHLFDVSRDREVQATYQSVERVRQALVDDELRLHFQPKVNMRDGCVVGLEALLRWKHPQRGLVPPREFLPLVEETDLIVDIGEWVMEQVMTQLQQWQQAGQCWPVSINISARHFQRADFVARLRQVLERHPTVSPRMLDLQIVESVAVENLAHVSDCLQACQALGVVFSLGGFGTGHCSLNDLKHLRTQTIKIDKTFVRDILEDRDDLALTRAVIGLAQAFGRQVVAEGLDSLEHGQLLLRLGCEVAQGYFIARPMPPEQIPGWVRGFVPPPQWKQRPGIQGDSVSACDAALRPV; this comes from the coding sequence ATGGATAAGAAGTACCGCAGAGCCGTTGACGCAGCCGCGATTTTCTCCGAAACCGATTTGAACGGGCGTATCACCTACGTCAACGATCAGTTCTGTCTTCTCTTTGGCTACCGGCGCGATGAACTGCTGGGCGAAAATCATCGCCTGCTCAACTCCGGACAGCACCCTGGCGAGTTCTTCAGCGCCATGTGGCGCACCATTGCCCTGGGCCAGATCTGGAAAGGCGAGATCTGCAACCGGGCCAAGGACGGAACCTTGCATTGGGTCGACACCACCCTGGTACCGGTGGCCGACGATACGACAGGGCGGATCGAGCGTTACCTGGCGATTCGTTTCGATGTCAGCGAGAAGCGTCGGCAACTGCATTCCCTGCAATGGCGGGTCGGACACGATGTGCTGACCGGGCTGCCCAATCGCACCTACCTGTCGGACTTGTTGAATCAGTCCCTGGCCTTTTCCCGGGCGGAAAACCTGCCCCTGGCGATATGCATGCTCGACCTCGACGGCTTCAAGGCCGTCAATGATGGTCATGGCCACGCCAGTGGCGACCGGCTGCTGGTGGAAGTGGCCAGGCGGCTGCGCAGTATCGTGCGTGGCGAGGACGTGGTGGCGCGGCTGGCCGGGGATGAGTTCGTACTGGTGCTGCGCCATGTGCGTGGGATGGATGAGCTGCATGGCGCCTTGAACCGGGTGCTGATCGCCGTCTCCGCGCCCTACGTGATCGATGGCAAGAGTATCAAGGTGTTCGCCAGCATCGGTGTCACGCTGTACCCGTGTGACGACGAGGATGCCGAAACCTTGCTGCGCCACGCCGACCAGGCCATGTACGTGGCCAAGCAGAGCGGTCGCAATCGTTTCCATCTGTTCGATGTGTCCCGGGACAGGGAGGTACAGGCCACGTACCAGTCCGTCGAGCGAGTCCGGCAGGCATTGGTGGACGACGAGTTGCGGCTGCATTTCCAGCCCAAGGTCAATATGCGCGATGGCTGCGTGGTCGGTCTCGAGGCGCTGCTGCGCTGGAAACATCCGCAACGTGGACTGGTGCCGCCCCGGGAGTTCCTGCCCCTGGTGGAAGAAACCGACCTGATCGTCGACATCGGCGAATGGGTCATGGAGCAGGTCATGACCCAGTTGCAGCAATGGCAGCAGGCGGGGCAGTGTTGGCCGGTGAGCATCAACATCTCGGCGCGACACTTCCAGCGCGCGGATTTCGTGGCGCGCCTGCGGCAGGTGCTGGAACGACACCCGACGGTGTCGCCGCGCATGCTGGACCTGCAGATCGTCGAATCCGTCGCGGTGGAAAACCTGGCCCACGTCAGCGACTGTCTCCAGGCCTGCCAGGCCTTGGGCGTGGTGTTTTCCCTGGGAGGCTTCGGAACGGGCCACTGTTCCCTCAATGACCTCAAGCACCTGCGCACCCAGACCATCAAGATCGACAAGACCTTTGTCCGCGACATCCTGGAGGACCGGGACGACCTGGCCCTGACCCGCGCCGTGATCGGTCTGGCTCAGGCATTCGGGCGCCAGGTGGTGGCCGAGGGGTTGGACAGCCTGGAACATGGGCAATTGTTGCTGCGGCTGGGGTGTGAAGTGGCTCAAGGGTATTTCATTGCCCGACCCATGCCCCCCGAGCAGATACCGGGGTGGGTAAGGGGCTTTGTTCCACCGCCGCAGTGGAAGCAACGGCCCGGCATTCAGGGCGACTCGGTCTCTGCCTGCGATGCGGCGTTGCGGCCGGTATAG
- the ligA gene encoding NAD-dependent DNA ligase LigA: MNAVETRILELRTELDQHNYRYHVLDEPTIPDAEYDRLFHELKALEEQHPELVTSDSPTQRVGSVALSAFSQVRHEIPMLSLGNAFDETTMREFDRRVTEGLDLPMGDLLGGGAAVQYSCEPKLDGLAVSLLYQDGMLVRGATRGDGTTGEDISVNVRTVRNIPLRLQGSGWPPVLEVRGEVYMSKAGFERLNATQLEAGGKTFANPRNAAAGSLRQLDSRITANRPLEFCCYGIGQVTADIADTHIGNLKQLKAWGLPISRELKLAHGIDECLDYYRDIGERRNALPYEIDGVVFKVNSIASQRELGFRAREPRWAIAHKFPASEELTELLDVEFQVGRTGAVTPVARLKPVKVAGVTVANATLHNMDEVARLGLMIGDTVIIRRAGDVIPQVVQVVTERRPDDARPVAIPQQCPVCGSHVERTQLIRRSKGRETVSEGAVYRCVGRLACGAQLKQAIIHFVSRRAMDIEGLGEKSVEQLVDEGLVGSPADLYALTFEQVVDLEGFAELSSRNLLAAIADSKKPSLARFIYALGIPDVGEETAKVLARSLGSLERVQAALPQVLTYLPDVGLEVAHEIHSFFEDPHNRQVIKELLRHGLDIQDQGELGAEFSASTTLGGFLDKLDIPSVGPGGAQKLADRFGSLEAVMEADWLDMRQTLPEKQANAVREFFAIAENRRQAEAAEKQLRDFGMHWQSEKKVVEGLPEAGHTWVLTGSLELMSRDVAKDKLESLGAKVAGSVSAKTHCVVAGPGAGSKLAKANELGIEVLDEEAFVAFLGKHGIAVQS; the protein is encoded by the coding sequence ATGAATGCCGTCGAAACCCGCATCCTAGAGCTGCGTACCGAGCTGGATCAGCACAACTACCGTTACCATGTCCTCGATGAACCAACCATCCCGGACGCCGAGTACGATCGTCTGTTCCATGAACTCAAGGCCCTGGAAGAGCAGCATCCGGAACTGGTGACCAGCGACTCCCCGACCCAGCGTGTCGGCAGCGTCGCCCTGTCTGCGTTCAGCCAGGTCCGCCACGAGATTCCGATGCTCAGCCTGGGCAACGCCTTCGATGAAACCACCATGCGCGAGTTCGATCGCCGGGTGACCGAGGGGCTCGACCTGCCCATGGGCGATCTGCTGGGCGGCGGCGCGGCGGTGCAATACAGCTGCGAGCCGAAGCTCGATGGCCTGGCGGTCAGCCTGTTGTACCAGGACGGCATGCTGGTACGCGGTGCCACCCGCGGTGACGGCACTACCGGCGAAGACATCAGTGTCAACGTGCGCACAGTGCGCAACATCCCCCTCAGGCTGCAGGGCAGCGGCTGGCCACCCGTGCTGGAAGTACGGGGCGAGGTGTACATGTCCAAGGCCGGCTTCGAACGGCTCAACGCCACGCAGCTGGAGGCGGGCGGCAAGACCTTCGCCAACCCGCGCAACGCGGCGGCCGGCAGCCTGCGGCAACTGGATTCCCGGATCACCGCCAACCGACCCCTGGAGTTCTGCTGCTACGGCATCGGCCAGGTGACAGCGGACATCGCCGATACCCACATCGGCAACCTCAAGCAGCTCAAGGCCTGGGGCCTGCCCATCAGTCGCGAGCTGAAGCTTGCCCATGGCATCGATGAATGCCTGGACTACTACCGCGACATCGGTGAGCGGCGCAACGCACTGCCTTATGAAATCGACGGGGTGGTGTTCAAGGTCAACAGCATCGCTTCCCAGCGCGAGCTTGGCTTCCGCGCCCGTGAGCCACGCTGGGCCATTGCCCATAAATTCCCGGCCAGCGAAGAGCTCACCGAGCTGCTGGATGTCGAGTTCCAGGTGGGCCGCACCGGAGCGGTGACGCCCGTGGCACGGCTCAAGCCGGTCAAGGTGGCCGGCGTGACGGTGGCCAATGCCACGCTGCACAACATGGACGAAGTGGCGCGCCTGGGCCTGATGATCGGCGACACCGTGATCATCCGCCGTGCCGGGGATGTGATTCCACAAGTGGTGCAAGTGGTCACCGAACGTCGTCCGGATGACGCACGTCCCGTGGCGATCCCCCAGCAATGCCCGGTGTGCGGTTCCCACGTGGAGCGCACGCAATTGATCAGGCGCAGCAAGGGACGCGAGACCGTCAGCGAAGGCGCGGTGTATCGCTGCGTCGGGCGCCTGGCCTGTGGTGCGCAGCTCAAGCAGGCGATCATTCATTTCGTGTCGCGCCGGGCCATGGACATCGAAGGGCTGGGGGAGAAGAGTGTCGAGCAATTGGTGGACGAGGGCCTGGTGGGCTCGCCCGCCGATCTGTACGCCCTGACCTTCGAGCAAGTGGTGGACCTGGAAGGCTTCGCCGAGCTGTCCAGCAGGAACCTGCTGGCGGCCATCGCCGACAGCAAGAAGCCGAGCCTGGCGCGCTTCATCTATGCCCTGGGCATTCCGGATGTCGGCGAGGAAACCGCCAAGGTCCTGGCCCGCTCCCTGGGGTCGCTGGAGCGCGTTCAGGCAGCGTTGCCCCAGGTACTCACTTACCTGCCGGATGTAGGGCTGGAAGTCGCCCACGAGATCCACAGCTTCTTCGAAGACCCGCATAACCGCCAGGTGATCAAGGAATTGCTGCGCCACGGTCTGGATATCCAGGACCAGGGCGAACTGGGGGCGGAATTCTCGGCCAGCACCACCCTGGGTGGTTTCCTGGACAAGCTGGACATCCCTTCGGTCGGGCCCGGTGGGGCGCAGAAACTGGCGGACAGGTTCGGATCCCTCGAAGCGGTGATGGAGGCGGACTGGCTGGACATGCGCCAGACCCTGCCGGAGAAACAGGCCAATGCCGTTCGGGAATTTTTCGCCATCGCCGAAAATCGCCGGCAGGCCGAGGCCGCCGAAAAACAGCTGCGGGACTTCGGCATGCACTGGCAGAGCGAGAAGAAAGTCGTCGAAGGCTTGCCCGAAGCGGGGCATACCTGGGTGCTGACCGGCTCGTTGGAACTGATGAGTCGCGACGTCGCCAAGGACAAGCTCGAGAGCCTGGGTGCCAAGGTGGCTGGTTCCGTGTCAGCGAAAACCCATTGCGTGGTGGCTGGGCCGGGGGCAGGTTCGAAACTGGCCAAGGCGAACGAGTTGGGCATCGAGGTGCTGGACGAAGAGGCGTTCGTGGCTTTCCTGGGCAAGCATGGCATCGCCGTCCAGTCCTGA